The Silene latifolia isolate original U9 population chromosome Y, ASM4854445v1, whole genome shotgun sequence sequence aactctcccaccaccggtatctgatcaactgttgAACTCACCATattatggtctctcacatggcctaagatcaacggacaccccttcctcagataagacttcaaggtcactgctgcaattaACTTGACTTtgtgtttgacaacaaacccacgataagacacactaactcccttaggacctctcaaagagactctcttttggtgacagtctattatagccttgtacttacccaaccagtccataccaactatcatctcaaaaccatccaaagaaaactctaacaagtccactggtaggtcaacctacccaactatcatagatacacccttatacaacctcccagaatactcatcgcaacaagtattccacaccgccagtgggggacccagccgttcccacctaagccgtgctcatctcatccgagagataaacccaagttcctaaatgtgaacatcccttctatggtgggttccacaaaaggcgaatcaagggcgtggagccactcccgcaagtgactccactcagccaaggacgcacctcgcaaaccacagacagttatacaaccaacAATACAATCAACCACTATCCAATTCAATaccgacacaacaacaacaacaaccaattatcacaatgccatgtaaacaatactgagtagggaaaccctacctggaatagcaatcacacgagaccGTCACAACAACTAATAaaaaacgttcctctacgaatcctcctcctataacacatatacatacaattaccaccaaaacaatacaatacacccaaaacccccaaaactacccaattagggttttaaccaaacttataaaaacattataaaaatcatACAAGAAACTTACCCTGgacacgatgatcacaacggcgtaaaggaCAAGATAACCCGACGATCCTAGcattgggatttgttaacaatgcgaagaaaatgaactacgtaactccttttctctttgaaaggttttagaaaggttaaaagtgattaagaatagtgacggaagcccttttatattaatctcgcattattaacaaaacccggctaaaacaacccgtaagacacacttactcgatcgagtctcccTTACTAGATCGAGTGTCacacgcactcgatcgagtacccatcaggtcagctactgttttgcgtaaaaagatacttactcgacagagtaagccctactcgatagagtacccacagacatagaaaaccgtactATTACACGATTGTCTGACTAGAGTttaacgttactgtcgtttgacggtggtgatcagttgatcccttaaggtcacacctataggacaattcccttaactgataacTTAAATAGTtttatgtcgatacagattaattaaatccttaaattgaacaaatttttatCAATGAGTGAGTGTTATATGTCttgttgtaatgtgattaaataagattcaatttactaattaatatgttatgttactaaaattgattaatgtttatgaaacatttgagataagagtaattatttaatcataattgcaaaatattgtagattatattaactagatttAATGTGACAcgttttatatacatgtaattgtgaattacttgttaatttgttaaatgtaattttatttgatatgtaatgatatttaatttgttaaatattcaTTCATATGTCTAATGACATGTTATTTGTCACATGCCACACcatattacaaatgaaaaaattacaaagataaaatgtaGTCCATTTTACGTAGGGTGGACTGGTTTTAGGGGTGTTTATGGGTGTTTAGGGTTTCTCTTTATCTTAGCACAAGATGCTTTAAAAATAATGATGGCTCCAAAACCTAGACCTAGCCTACCtatgttttgagaagacaaaaaggagaaggCATGCTCACCCTTTTCTAAGCCCAAAAACCGGCTCCCCCCTCCCTTTAAGAGAATAAGAAGTTCTCTTATTATTAGTCTAATGCTCATCTTTATCTCTCACACTTCCTCTCTCGTAAAAATGGTTTTTATGTTCAAATTTTGTACTAAAAATCTAATAAAACTCAAGATTACTAttgtagtaataatataagtattAGATTTGATATTTAAGgtaactagtaatattatctagttaatgatATTAGTAGTGttatgggatagtcttgggtgcaactaagaggagagttCCAAATATGGAATTTTGGTTATTGGAGGATCATCATAATGTTATTAAGCTTAAGAACAAGGTTAGGAAGGTGTCCTACCTTGTGCCCAAAAATTCGGTCCACCAATTATAAGGGTAAAatcatttttctccttatttcatttatttacatattgcatgtaactagatctattattctaaagtagtgagtaatttagaaactaattaaaggagtctaattaggggtttatgaacctaacaatcgatgattcaatatatatagtcaactgatcaacattaatcggtaacgattggctgactagagtttgacgttactgtcgtttgacggtggtgatcagttgatcccttaaggtcaaacttataggacaattcccttaactgataagttaattgattgtatgtcgatacagattaattaattccttaaattgagcaaatttcatttgtgagtgagaatcatatatcttattgtaatgtgattaaataagattctatttagtaatttatatgttacattactaaaattgatcaatctttatgaaacatttgagataagagtaattagttagttataattataaaatgttgtagattatattaactagatttaatgtgacccattttatatatatgtaattgttaattacttgttaatttgttaaatgtaatttatttaatatattatgatatttaattagttaaatatgtatttatattactaatgacatgttacatttcACATGTCACagcatattacaaatgacaacttacataaaataaaatggagtccattttaagtgTGGGAGCCGGTTTTAGTAGGTAGTTTTTGGTGTATGTGGTTGATTATTTTATATGGAAAAGCATAATCATCACACTTGACCTACACCTAAACACAGCCTATTTTTTtggtaagacaaaaagcaaaaagaaaaagcTTTATCCCTTACCCATGGACCCTAAAAACCGGCACCCCATCCCCTTTTATGATGAGATGAGTTCTCATTTTGATACATGAAAAACTCTTATGCTCTTATTCTCTCCTTCTCTCATAAATAgtttattcataaaatatgttcaAAATCTAATATTATCACTAGAATACTAGATGTAGTATTTATATTAATAATAGATTTAATAATTTAaggattagttagtaattatattagtgttaagggtaagtctttggtgcaactaagaggagagtttctaatttggaactttggtttttggaggatcatcctaatgttattaagctcaagaataaggtaaggaaggtgtcctaccttgtgcccaatatcccccccccccctctccctCATGTGTAAGGGAAATTGTTTTtctctttatttcatttatttacatattgcatgcactagatctattattctaaattagtgagtaatttagaaactaattagaggagtctaattagaGGTTAAAGAATCTAACAATTGGTATAAGAGCTTTGTTGATGCATGCAAAtcgttttttgagttttttacgagttattagatgactaaaacaaaaaccaaaaaatttgTGTTTATATAGTATATGCACGAAATTTTTCCATACATGTATACATTCTGGTCCTAATATATTTTAGGTTATTTTAGATGATTTATGGAATTTTATTGCTCACTTTTATAATTTATTggataataataacattttagtgactaaaatggttatttaataactaaaaatagttatatgATGTTTCTGGCCACGAAATTTTTatatgatctcacatgcatattttacttattgtatgtaaaatttgaagttaatgtgattaattgtgcatgatttatgattttaatgggtaaaatagaataaatcgagattatataagctaaaaattagctaaaacgaaATTTATGGCATAAAATGTTTTCCCCTGAGTTTCACACATAATTAGAACATTGATGtgaaaaagaaaaattaattttgttaattttgtgtgtttattgatttttatgtgataaaatcaataaaaggcaactttattagtcataaaaattaaattcgaaatttttggttatATTTATATTTTCCAAGGATCTAGAAATTATTATagtatgttcaaaattttgattttaaattttttcataattttttgtgattaatttggaattaagttgtaaaaattataatttaTGCTATTTATCCATGAAATAAACAAAAAATGCTTTGTGAGAAATTTTTATCGAATTTTTGGGATCTTGGTCATATTCTAGAATATACAAAAATTTTGATTTcaaatttttccaaatttttatgatttatatgTAATTATTTCTTAATTGTTAAGATTAATGAGATTATAATGAGCAATAATGTAAAACCAAGTTATATTATTGTCAAATCTTAGTGTAGACTAATATTTGAGTCCTAAgacagttagggtaattaacatgggcttaaatttgattaaagtattattttggggattttaatgagttaaaagtcacacatttccataaaaccaaagcgatatacgatataatctagtaaggcgatttggcacattcttTTTTGCATGTTGAATACACATATTATGCTACATATTTTTATAGATGtatgtcatttaaatttatgtaattttgaatcatgtaatttgtcttattttggccttagtttttaatcagtattacccgtaatgtaagggaatatcgatttggttgtaattttaatatgatttcgcatcaccgttttgtaatttaatagatttaaatttttattacaaatgtataataggatatgctatgtattttattgttattttgtaattccgaagtttcctaaagacggagccattcggaaaggagttccgatcaagacggtgtttccttgggaggctgtcacatgaagttcaagggaccaaaggagttagtttccaaatatgtaatagattattagattttctattttaggaaagtcCATACTAGGAAATTGTTTTTTTTACATGTtctgttttatatgtttgcatgcatgccaaatcgccataacatcacatgcatatctttttatATCGAGTTCtcgaccttgtcaattataattattgatagatcactaatttagttcacttaaaagagatagataataaattgacaagaccttcacatttctaaaaattgagacttagccttaccaaatagtaagaactcatgaatcccaatttcattaaaggtacaatacggtattgaaatattataccggggtgctttctTTTAACGTTGGGTAaatggggtaataaaatgttactatacttcgaaatttggttgatctcaacgaaaatattagagggaccgttgtcccaataggttcgggctaaagatgaagttaatgtaatttcatcgaccgagagttctaagtgtagaatcggttaaatgggttaacccaccaaattgtattagtaaaggttgtagagggaccgttgtcccacaatcgagctagtatgaatttgggtcttggaatcgtttatataCTTGGGTGGAgttcattatataaatgctaaaacttgctaaaagttttcatatattacgatgaatgttagttttcccactatttcgttggtTAAATTTGTTCTATATCTTTGCTCTTAGATATATACGAtgtcatttcgattttaacttaTGTCTCTATTAAACCACTATAGCcaaagacaaatagaatctccTTTCTAAAAGTCTCAATTGAACCGTTTAAGTAAggcatggactagctccataggaatcgttctattctaTAGAACTCCATaagagttgtcctatgtcatataagattagcatctaaAATTCCaaacatgcctatgtatgatttcttgtgaaaaAGTATGAATAGAaataatgattagtcaaaatatgttttgataatatcttctatgcatccacggttcaaaagtcttattgctgaacctaaacacttgtcatcaagtacTTAAGTTGTTatgaacatgacaatgttaaattggtaaattaatttgtttgaaattttaattaaccaaataccacaatagattTAACCCTTGTGAaagattaactaggaatttaaatgaagataagtcttcatcaagtagaaattcttgaagtcagtgggagcaataagaagtaagtacctatcttaattattaaggatagaactagggtTCTTATTgctaaggatagaactaggctcgaaagagaaagtgttagatactaaaatagagacaaatcccaaataagtaaagatgaaggaagttggtcgtgtgactccaacatattccttcctgatATCTATGACAATGACATTGCAGTCTtgctaattaccacatcatgagtatttgatacaaatttgtggttttcatcataatatttggcattatcgtgtgacgactagcaagaatgttgtagtgtagtcattttagttttgtatttagaaatgtacctcaataattgttatgatgtacaataagtctaaataagaatataattcaagtttttttaTAAAACGCAAAGGATTTCTCTattgtgcaattaaaacaagtgttgtgcccttacataccacgatcAAGTTTATCGTAAGACCATACAAataaaggtaattatattcaaactaaaaataaatgtcatatatacaagattCAAGtcggtgaccccaatcatttctcaattctcgattgaaaatcgcatttagaaactagttttgactagtcttccaaaccatttgattgggaatcttttgatgtgtgcgaatcttgtattcaaagcaagataattcataactttttcttgaaaaggattatgaatagagcaagatattcgccctatttacactttgaagtgtatggtcgaatacaatttcaatcagaaaaggttattacttcttcatctcttttgccaacgaactaggtagatacttggtatccacttaatgaggtaagaagtgaaattctttgaataagttcaatgaatgtttaaaaagtatcaaaacctagagattataaaaccaaattattagtactttgttaaaataaggaacaataaagtgaagacttttatctgcaccaaaaagagtgtgatatggtatcacaagttcactttcattacaatatgattgaatctttacaatatagttagatgtagtttctgttataaaatttgtcttgcatttaaattttccactaaagaaaaacatggttaaagcaatcatctacttttcatatgagatatggttaggcatggtacctaaattgtagcttgtttcgagagtaaacatgtgctctgtctttctacatgatcacgagaacaaagggtttgtggctcgtgatgctgtctattaaagaaaagaggattatttcttaaagacagtgTGGAAAAAAATGTactgttcaagagccacaaactgatcaTAAGACGTAAGAAAATGttctttcttggtcaaaatcagtaaatgtttcttcgaaacctaagtgtacaggagtcatgttatttttttgaaagtaacaaacctgtaacttattaagatgctttatcaagtttcaactccacaaaagtccgaactgaacataaacattaagatgtttccatgacttggttgattggtggtaagaggtttacCCCAATTGCAACGCTTCGTTAAATTCGGATTTTATATATTGTTTGACTATTAGATTTTAAAATCATcatgcatgagttttgtaaatcgcaactatcctaaggtaggatacgaacttaagaagaaatcttaagtagaagtcaAGGAGTGGAATGGTACGTTTCAGTCATGTaataaacttttctcgatttgtcgagtagttttgtttatacatgaagtttagtgggagtagggtggtattattagtcttatatgtgaatgacatattgatcactatGAGTGATGAAAGACATagaagaagaataatacatcCCTAAGATATCTAGTtcgatggatattagcataaagttaatatttttatgttaataagaatcttgacaagttcaaaagtattgaacatgaagaAATTGAATCCATTTACTTCCGCTGCTGGATTAATTTATTATGCTAAGATCTATCTCGTTCTTatacttcgtatacttggagtatgacgagaaatTAAAATCGAATCGTTGTGAAATcaatatatagccatatagtctatccattagtactcaagaagcactaatgataagtcttctatgtctcatatgtagataacatattattcattgagaaTGATGGACCAATGCTCTCCTCCGTGAAGGAGGTATTAGGAGACTAGGAAGAGATGCAAAGGATCTTTAATATCCGAATCTATAAGTGATATATACGAGAGGATAAGTGTTTAGAAATAATTATTGGATTTATGCTTaagagttacacaaaaaccatattctaaacacataaggatggttggagaaccatcttggctatatttttTGAGGAGTAAAATCTGAGTAATGTACAACGGaaattatattgtcaactgatcatcatttatCAGTAACGATTGActcactagagtttgacgttactgtcgtttgacggtggtgatcagttgattccttgagtacacttgcaactatgagatatgcaagaaggatgaATTCTTCACACTTTGAGGATAGTGGGAGCTATCCTAAAGCAAGATAGCCttgcctatgtctagattggttctagacacgtactcactcaaaaagttttataatacaagattatagataatgaagggaaatagtatataatgaggttaagtaaggtgCAAGATGTTGCTAAGACTTGTTAACCAAGGatttctcataggcttaacatgataagtcataccatttcaattgaattgaaatgtacgattatatacaaaattatatatggattatagattatgtagtaattgatattgtattaattttacatatgtcataatacattcatcgtttgagttttgttttaaactcttttattacttcgttatatccaaataggttgtaaggacaacgttgaaccctattaaactgaactggattaacatagtattggcccctagtcagttgtatgaggtgacgtcttctagtgactagagtgtgagtcgattgatggcaaattcaagtgccatagggtcataagagatgactagtcgatcacataggcagactgtatgggacactctgtcaggcagtaaccgcttatagagttcttgtaattcatatagcctggtcgtgaagagagctactatagtattctttttgaGTCGATTATTTGACTAGCGACAGTTCGCCCAatgtggcacagtttctgattgactttgatttttgctccACGACTTCCGAATATGGAGAGCAAaagggcatcttttgggtcatgatgagctgtggtattcgaagggaatagtgcgataggaattgtccatccccttgtcagggatatataaatctcagggccactcgaggagtagtgaactgaaaatgcgtagccacgctcggaaggtatctacggcagATAATTCTGGtaaaacagttactctccagattgtGGAACCCActttagatatgatcaaatacaagtacgacctacaagacacgttgcattgagtgggagatgtaataggacaagagatttggtgacgcacacttgtcccagataagtgagagattgttggagtatttgtcctcaacaatactgcgatcacatattaaatctcataataagaatacaaaaagggatgattcaatatatagagtcaactgatcaacattaatcggtaacgtttggctaactagagtttgacgttgctgttgtttgatggtggtgatcagttgatcccttaaggtcatacctattggacaattcccttaactgataagttaattgatcgcatgtcgatacagattaattaattccttaaattgaaaaaatttcttttttttttggtggaaatgtAAGTAATATTAAGAACTTTCCCAAATAAGGAAATCAAGCACCAATTACAACCTACCAGTTTAAGACCACCTTACAATCAGGATTAACTAAGCTAAACACTCTTACATTAATCCTCTCAGAGTGCACCATTCTCTATCATAATGCGACATTTGATAGTATTGATATCTCAGTAACGCCAATCTACCATCTTCTAGGACTGTTTTAACAATAACCTTTAGATGTATCACCTGCTGCTCCACACGGCATACATTACGAGCATACCATATATGATAATGCATAGCTACAACCAATGAGCATAAAAACTTTCTCAGGAAACCAGAGCAATGTCTGAGCTTTAACATCTGTTCAGTAGAACCAAAACCATTGCCCAACACACCAATCCAAGACTGCATCCTGTCATAGCACCTGCGAGTATAATTGCAGTTCCTGAACAAATGAGTATGATCCTCGTCCTGCACTCCACACAAGTAACAGGTCCTCTGATCAGTAATACCTATTTTATGTAACCTATCCAGAGTAAGAAGCCTTCCATGCTTGATGAGCCAGGCATTAAAAACGTGTTTGGGAGTGTTAAGTCTACTCCAAACACTGTTAAACCATGGAACTTTAGGGTAATTATCCTGCCTCAACCACATATATCCATCTTCAATGGTATAATGTCCATCCTGATGCTACCACTGTCCATTACTATACCCTGATGCAAGCTTATCCTTCACCATACACACCTGCCGCCATGCCCAAGAACTATTAGCATTTGGCTGATAATCAAACCAGTCTCTTCCTTTTAGATACACCTTATCAATCCACGTAATCCAGAGGAGATCCTTTTTAGAAGCTATCCACCAAAATAACTTCCCAACGGCTGCAATATTCCATATCCTACTATCAATGACACCCAATCCACCAGCCTTAGTAGGGAGACACACAATCTTCCAAGATACAAGAGGTGCCTTTGAGTAACTGTCAGACCCTTCCCACAGAAAGTTCCTGCACAATGCCTGTATCCTATCCATCACACCTGCTGGAAGCACAAAGATTTGTGCCCAGTAGTTATGCAAGGTGGGTAGGACAGACTTGACCAAAATTAGCCTGCCAGTATAAGATATTTTCCTCTTATTCCACCCCTTAATTCTATTGACCATCTTCTCCACCAATAAGAAACAATCAAGCTTAGAAAGTTTTCTATGAGAGATGTGAACCCCAAGATACTTAAAAGGTAATTTACCTTTTGTGAAACCAGTCCTGCTCAGAATTTCTGCCTCTACCTCAGAAGGAACACCATTAAACACTATATCAGTCTTGTCAGTGTTGATATGTAATCCACTAGCTCGAGTAAAACAGTCAAAAGTTTCAACCAAGGTGCATACTGACTTCAGATTCCCCTTGCAAAATAGTAAAAGGTCATCCGCAAACAT is a genomic window containing:
- the LOC141629650 gene encoding uncharacterized protein LOC141629650 → MWLRQDNYPKVPWFNSVWSRLNTPKHVFNAWLIKHGRLLTLDRLHKIGITDQRTCYLCGVQDEDHTHLFRNCNYTRRCYDRMQSWIGVLGNGFGSTEQMLKLRHCSGFLRKFLCSLVVAMHYHIWYARNVCRVEQQVIHLKVIVKTVLEDGRLALLRYQYYQMSHYDREWCTLRGLM